The stretch of DNA aaacaaaatatggTAAAAGAATCAAGTATAAATAATTATGAAACTCCCAATAAACACCTAAACTCTAGTGGCATGATGTTGAACTTCTCATAATATACAACGTTCTAGATAAGATGTCTTTTTGTGTGTATTTACGTTTGGAAGTTTCTGTTGCTGTTGCTTTGAGTCAACGTCTACAAAGTTATCTGCAGAAGAAAAAtgatcattttcttttttccttctgAGCCTTGATCAACTCCCCACCACAAACTGAAGATGAGCAAAGCGGAAGCAGCGGAGGCCTCAACCTCGCTCACGAGAGGAAAAGAAACATTTATCATAATTAAGCTAACTCATATACTATAATTAGATTATAATCAAACATGTTTTAAATCATCATACAAAATTCGGTTATAATCAAACAAGCTCATAGTATTATTCAAACTCAATAATAGAAATCAAAGTTCAATGCTATAACCAAACTATATTCAAACACGTCTAAATTATAGAGCAAAATCTTGTTATGAAAAAACTTCAGCATGACGAATCTAAGAAAAGATAACTCTCAAATCAAATACATATGTTCAACACATGAcacaagcaacaataattgaataTTCAAACTTGCCAAATGGTTTTAGGAacacaaaaataagtaattattgacaaaaaaatttaatactaaaaaataaaacttagttGATGATGCTTCCACAATTTatcaagtaaaaaataattgagatGATATATAACACATTGACATTTTACCAAACAAATTATGGTTAAAAATAATGAACCAAGTAGAATATGCaataatcaaattcaaaaatccaaataaaaaatcaaactcatgcaataatcaaattataaaaatataagaagaagaaagtagaatATATTAAAACACATTGCTCAAGTAGCTTGCAACAAAGAAAGTTTTTAACCAACTACTACAGCATCAGCTCAAGGACTTGTATCAGTAGCTGATGCACCTTTGAaccaatgtttaattttttgtcaCAAAAACCGTTCTCATCCTTACCACTTATATCATTagaatttgaattattgtttcAATGCCCTTTAATGTTATCCCTTTTGTTTTGTACCATTTGagcatttttttagttttttctgATTCAAAATAGAAACACTGAAACCTTGAACTAAATTTCTTGTAAGGGTGCacgcggatcggatcggattggatATGGCCGAAAATTCGATTCGATCCGCACCATTcccatcggatcggatcggatatgatATCCGCTTTTTTTAGCATCAGatccaatccgatccgatccgcacattTGCGGATCGAATCGGATATCAAGTATATCCACATAAttaaacattttcttttaatcatatctctatgtaaaagaaattcaataaaaatatttctttcacaCTTCTAAACCtatttattcctaaaatatttttaatcaaattttttctaaataacaaaaataaaataaaacaatatatgaataataactACTAACTAAACATACAAACAGGTAAATATAATACTATATATCAATCCGATCCGTAATGAGTGCGAATCGAATCTTATCTGATCCCATTAGACTGCGGATCGGATTGTATCGGCAATTCTTGGGTCAGATGCGAATATTTACAGCAAATTTATAGATACGATCCGATACATGAACACCCCTAATTTcttgagacaaaaataataaattttacatttaaaagactaaaatgaTAGAATTTGTAAATTTGATAAACCAATTTGGAGATTTAGTCCAAACACACAGTATGTGAACTTCCATATTTGGCATTGGCCCAAAAAGGAACACGAAGACGGGTATTGAATGAGGCCCGTGTGGCCCATTCTGCCACAAATACGAACCTTCATCACTCGTATCGTTTTCTCTTGTTCCCCTCCATTTACATCTCATAGGCATAGCATCCTCGTAACAACGAAAAATCCCCCACCTTAACCTCGtttctgttgttgttgttgataatGGAAGACAGTGAGAGGAGAAGAAGGCACACACTTGTTGTGAGGAAACCATGCTTTGGGCTCCCAACAGGTTGCCCACAATGCTTGTCAGCTTTCATCTATCTCAAGCTCTCCAAATTCCCCTTCACCTTGGACTTCCACCTTAACTACCCTGATTCTGGTAACCAttcccttcttttcttcttgtctttttcttttcatgctCGATATTTTAGATTTGTGTTCAAGTAGTAGATAGAAGAAAGGAATTGTTAAATTAGTATTATAGAATATAccctttttttgtattattccAAAGTTTTGGACttctaactatttgactttgtTTGAGGCTCTTGGGGGTGTCACTCATTCATACCCATTTGATCAATTTCTtatcttttgtttgtgtttCTGTTCTTTCTGTAGCAATTTGGTAATTTGAGTTTGCtatttgttttgttgtgtggTTTTATTGGTGGTTAGAACAAATTCCTTACTTTGAGGCTGGTGATTCTGTGGTATACAATGATGTGAAGGATGGGATCATTGAGGGCTTAAAGAAGGAGGAAGGAGTTGGTGATTTGGATGATGGTGTTTCATCACTGCCAGAGTGGATACCAACCAAGGTGATGCTCACAACTTGGCTTGCCGATGCGCTCGAGTACGAGCTTTGGGTGGGGTGTGATAGTTCGTCTGCTTATAGCATCTATTACTTCGATCTTCCATGGCCTATTGGGAAGGTCTTGTTTTGGAAGAAAGCTCATTGGGTGAAGCAGAAACATGGCATAACTAAAGACAATGGTGAGGTGAAGGAGGAAGAGGTCAGTTTCACCTTAAACTTCTTAAATTCGAGTCCAATCTTTGTCATAAAGTTGCATATTTATGTGTCATATGCAATGCTCGCTTTTGTATTTGGGCGACATAGAGTATACGCTTTCCCTTAGATTTTTGTATTCAAATGCAGCTATTGTTGATCAACAGATTTATGGGAGAGCTAACTCTGCATATGATGCTTTGTCAATGTGGTTAGAGGATGAGAACTACTTATTTCAAAACAGGTGACTCCTCTGGCTGtgttatatatatgtaattatcTTTCTTGGTGCAATATATGGTGAGATTTTGGTTTCTTATTTGAGAggaagttttgatttttgatgacCTCTAAATATGTTTTATTCTGTATATGCAGGTCATCAAGCATGgatgctatttttctttcacaTGCATTAGTCGTTCTTCATGCTTTACCCGTGAGTTATATTATCACTTATACCATGCCTTTTTTATATTTGTCAAAAGACAACTGTGGATGCACATGACACTAATGGAAACTTGGGTTATACTGATCGATAAAAAATCAATGAACAATCACGACAGAGGTATAAGAGGGAAAACTATGGCCAATTACATAATCAAACTTAGtaaagtaatttaaattttagcaaACGTCCAGAAAACTAATGTCGGAAGGTGGGTACCTACCAGAGTTCAAAAGTTCTAGGGAAATTTGATTGCGGCATTACTGTCTATGTACACAATATACTCTGGTTGCTGAGTTTTATGACTGCAGAGACTTTTATTCAGAATATGAGTAAATTTTCTTTTTGGCTGGCTATTGAACAAAGAAGTAAATTTCACTAGTAGTGTTTTATTAATAACAATGAAagatacttttaaaatttagcaGGGTATTTCTTTCAGTATATTTTGTCTAGTACAAGTTTGGCGATTTTATTTCACAATGTAGCAAACAGATATATTATTGTGTTTATTTGATGATTTCCAATATCATAGAGACAAGAAAATCTTGACCGTCCTGTTGCGACTTGACTGCATGTATTAAACAGCATTATTATCAGATaccaaataattttataaaagttcAGTTGGAACTTGGAATAATGtattttctcttgttttctcC from Arachis duranensis cultivar V14167 chromosome 4, aradu.V14167.gnm2.J7QH, whole genome shotgun sequence encodes:
- the LOC107483889 gene encoding mitochondrial outer membrane import complex protein METAXIN, which produces MEDSERRRRHTLVVRKPCFGLPTGCPQCLSAFIYLKLSKFPFTLDFHLNYPDSEQIPYFEAGDSVVYNDVKDGIIEGLKKEEGVGDLDDGVSSLPEWIPTKVMLTTWLADALEYELWVGCDSSSAYSIYYFDLPWPIGKVLFWKKAHWVKQKHGITKDNGEVKEEEIYGRANSAYDALSMWLEDENYLFQNRSSSMDAIFLSHALVVLHALPESSTLRMKFSEHTNLVRYVQQHKRELIEAGTSPSYDPSFSSDAPSSASRAHSTSSSKAKSKQKSKREETKEEKTFRRRAKYFVVAQLVAVVLFLSIMSGYGGGDGEIDDDGAGYDLDD